A stretch of Ursus arctos isolate Adak ecotype North America unplaced genomic scaffold, UrsArc2.0 scaffold_4, whole genome shotgun sequence DNA encodes these proteins:
- the LOC113256336 gene encoding small nuclear ribonucleoprotein G-like, producing the protein MSKGHPTKLEKLMDKKLSPKLNGGRHVQRILQGFDPFMNLVIDECVKMATSGQQNNIRMVVIQEIVSCG; encoded by the coding sequence ATGAGCAAAGGTCACCCTACCAAGTTGGAAAAACTTATGGACAAGAAATTATCACCAAAATTAAATGGTGGCAGACATGTCCAAAGAATATTGCAGGGATTCGATCCCTTTATGAATCTTGTGATAGATGAATGTGTGAAGATGGCAACTAGTGGGCAACAGAACAATATTAGAATGGTGGTTATACAAGAAATAGTATCATGTGGTTAA